Proteins from a single region of Chlorocebus sabaeus isolate Y175 chromosome 7, mChlSab1.0.hap1, whole genome shotgun sequence:
- the NOA1 gene encoding nitric oxide-associated protein 1 encodes MLPARLQFRLLSLFFRGFAPTAARHGLREPLLGRKRAAAASFQHSSSLGRELPYDPVDTEGFGEGADMQERFLFPEYIPEPEPEPTREEQLQELQQQQEEEERQRQQRREERRQQNLRTRPREHPVVGHPDAAVPPSGVNCSGCGAELHCQDPGVPGYLPCDKFFRTAEADGGLARTVCQRCWLLVHHRRALRLQVSREQYLELVSAALRRPGPSLVLYVVDLLDLPDVLLPNLPALVGPKQLIVLGNKVDLLPQDAPGYRQRLRERLWDDCARAGLLLAPGHQGPQISVKNEPQDGENSNPPNWSRTVVRDVRLISAKTGYGVEELISALQRSWRYRGDVYLVGATNAGKSTLFNTLLESDYCTAKGSEAIDRATISPWPGTTLNLLKFPICNPTPYRMFKRHQRLKKDSTQAEEDLSEQEQNQLNVLKKHGYVVGRVGRTFLYSEERKDTVPFEFDADSLAFDMENEPVMGTHKSTKQVELTAQDVKDAHWFYDTPGITKENCILNLLTEKEVNIVLPTQSIVPRTFVLKPGMVLFLGAIGRIDFLQGNQSAWFTVVASNTLPVHITSLDRADTLYQKHAGHTLLQVPMGGKERMAGFPPLVAEDIMLKEGRGASEAVADIKFSSAGWVSVTPNVKDRLHLRGYTPEGTVLTVRPPLLPYIVNIKGQRLKKSVAYKTKKPVSLVFNVRKKKGQIDV; translated from the exons ATGCTGCCCGCTCGCCTGCAGTTCAGGCTGCTGAGCCTTTTCTTTCGTGGATTCGCTCCCACGGCAGCGCGCCATGGCCTCCGGGAGCCGCTCTTGGGGAGGAAGCGCGCTGCCGCCGCCTCCTTCCAGCACTCATCGAGTCTGGGACGCGAGCTTCCTTATGACCCCGTGGACACGGAGGGCTTTGGAGAAGGTGCTGACATGCAGGAGCGTTTTCTGTTCCCAGAGTACATCCCGGAGCCAGAGCCGGAGCCCACCCGCGAAGAGCAGCTGCAAGAGCTCCAGCaacagcaggaggaggaggagcgacAGAGGCAGCAGCGGCGGGAGGAGCGGCGACAGCAAAACCTACGGACCAGGCCCCGGGAGCACCCGGTCGTGGGGCACCCGGACGCGGCAGTGCCGCCCAGCGGCGTGAACTGCTCGGGCTGCGGGGCAGAGCTGCACTGCCAGGACCCCGGCGTGCCCGGCTACCTGCCCTGCGACAAGTTCTTCCGCACGGCGGAGGCAGACGGCGGGTTGGCGCGGACCGTGTGCCAGCGATGCTGGCTGCTGGTGCACCACCGGCGCGCTCTACGCCTGCAGGTGAGCCGCGAGCAGTACCTGGAGCTGGTGAGCGCCGCGTTGCGGCGGCCCGGGCCTTCCCTGGTGCTCTACGTGGTGGACCTGCTCGACCTGCCCGACGTCCTGCTGCCCAATTTGCCCGCGCTGGTGGGCCCCAAGCAGCTGATCGTGCTGGGAAACAAAGTGGACCTCCTGCCCCAGGATGCTCCTGGCTACCGGCAGAGGCTGCGGGAGCGACTGTGGGACGACTGTGCCCGGGCCGGGCTCCTGCTGGCCCCTGGCCACCAAGGGCCACAGATCTCCGTCAAGAACGAGCCACAGGACGGGGAGAATTCGAATCCGCCGAACTGGTCCCGCACCGTGGTCAGAGACGTGCGACTGATCAGCGCCAAGACCGGCTATGGAGTGGAAGAGTTGATCTCTGCCCTTCAGCGCTCCTGGCGCTACCGTGGGGACGTCTACTTAGTGGGCGCCACGAACGCCGGCAAATCCACTCTCTTTAACACGCTCCTGGAGTCCGATTACTGCACCGCCAAGGGCTCCGAGGCCATCGACAGAGCCACCATCTCCCCTTGGCCAG GTACTACATTAAACCTTCTAAAGTTTCCCATTTGCAACCCAACTCCTTACAGAATGTTTAAAAGACATCAAAGACTTAAAAAAGATTCAACTCAAGCTGAAGAAGATCTTAGTGAGCAAGAACAAAATCAGCTTAATGTCCTGAAAAAGCATGGTTATGTCGTAG GAAGGGTTGGAAGGACATTCTTGTATTCAGAAGAACGGAAGGATACAGTTCCCTTTGAGTTTGATGCTGATTCACTTGCCTTTGACATGGAAAATGAACCTGTTATGGGTACGCACAAATCCACCAAACAAGTAGAATTGACTGCACAAGATGTGAAAGATGCCCACTGGTTTTATGACACCCCTGgaattacaaaagaaaactgt ATTTTAAATCTTCTaacagaaaaagaagtaaatattgTTTTGCCAACACAGTCCATTGTTCCAAGAACTTTTGTGCTTAAACCAGGAATGGTTCTGTTTTTGGGTGCTATAGGCCGCATAGATTTCCTGCAG GGAAATCAGTCAGCTTGGTTTACAGTCGTGGCTTCCAACACCCTCCCTGTGCATATCACCTCCTTGGACAGGGCAGACACTCTGTATCAGAAGCATGCAGGTCATACGTTACTCCAG GTTCCAATGGGTGGAAAAGAACGAATGGCAGGATTTCCTCCTCTTGTTGCTGAAGATATTATGTTAAAAGAAGGACGGGGGGCATCTGAAGCAGTGGCAGACATCAAGTTTTCCTCTGCAG GTTGGGTTTCAGTAACACCTAATGTTAAGGACAGACTGCATCTCCGAGGCTATACACCTGAAGGAACAGTTTTGACCGTCCGGCCCCCTCTCTTGCCATATATTGTTAACATCAAAGGACAGCGCCTCAAGAAAAGTGTGGCCTATAAAACCAAGAAGCCTGTTTCCCTTGTATTCAACGTGCGGAAGAAGAAAGGACAGATAGATGTATGA